The genomic segment GATCTCCTCTGGCAGCAAACAGAAAGAAGTTGAAGTATCGACGCCAGTCTTCGTCGGTGGACTGATAGGTGTTGTCGAAGACAAAGTGATCGGCAAGAGCTTCCCGCACTCTCGACAACTCGCGAAGCCGGCTGCGGTTGGACTCAGCATCCGGATAAAGGTTGATGCCCCACAGTTCTCTTGCTTCGATCCCTTCTCTAGAAGAAGGGCCTCCTGATCGGAATGAAGCTCAGCGTCCACAGCCATGATTTCCCGCTCGATATCCACCACGGCCTTGACCATGTCTCCAAACATCGGCGCAGCCATCTGCCGTAGATCGCCGACGGTCACTTGATTCAGTGGTATCGTACCCAGCCATCGAACGCTGGAGATCCACACGATAACATGAGCCGAATGGGTGAGGAACTCCACGCACCGGTTGGACTGGTGGAGCTGGCGCAGTTCAGATTCTGGGTCGTCTGTGAGGCAGCCGCTGTGCTAGGCTGAGCGGCGGAGCGTCATGGATATCAAGCCTCGCCCTAATCATCGGATCTACATCGAGACCTTGCGCAAGTTGACGCCGGAGCAGAGGCTGGCCAAGGCCTTTGAGCTGTCGGAGATGTCGCGGCGGCTTTTCCGCGAGGGGCTGCGGAGGCGCTTTCCTGAGCTGTCCGAAGAGGAGTTCCACCGGCTTTACCTGGAGCGTCTGGAGTTGTGTCACAACAGGAACTACTAGGGACCGTCATTGAGGCGCTCGAACGAGCCGGGATCGACTGAGCCGACTTAAGATCCGGCAGCCTTTGCAACAGATCCAGAGGCCCTCCCTCAGTTGCCCGATTTGTCGGGATAGGCCGGGGGTTCGGGGACGGGGCGGGGGTCGG from the Acidobacteriota bacterium genome contains:
- a CDS encoding DUF5674 family protein; this encodes MAAPMFGDMVKAVVDIEREIMAVDAELHSDQEALLLEKGSKQENCGASTFIRMLSPTAAGFASCRECGKLLPITLSSTTPISPPTKTGVDTSTSFCLLPEEIGERRHGAGLPPSAVRQKF